From a region of the Coffea arabica cultivar ET-39 chromosome 3e, Coffea Arabica ET-39 HiFi, whole genome shotgun sequence genome:
- the LOC113737643 gene encoding uncharacterized protein — protein MPAAAAAIFLLLARSRQQPRMEVEAGNGSLKIGCEWLRMEGCKLEENCYRRDPSLRPVKVGRNSLKLQETTAPVTRLDKGKAKQGELRSTPGKIAATSGVAGAETAVPAPVQQQLLIQGHGGTTACAMNSRGMAAMKGLVPAAPGQQVGEAEVEVGTVSDPLEILEDEGMEQEVGHADTVVDGTHQGHGRETACAMNSRGVAAMKGLVPAAPGQQVGEAEVEVGIVSDPLEDLEDEGMEQEVGMRMLLWMEQQSDVELGGRLEIILPRAFVADVRGGGVEGSNPAGVEARPIALVGDQRVESSSDEDVSLSPRFATELVRVQDETLVPTAGVLDSSVAALRNKQKGLVVGESPQHVSVRLSHDHVPGSHLVVSFVHARCTPVERCELWEGLMRDNPGSAAWIVGGDFNVILDAEEKKGGRAFTPGEAMEFRQFINEANLTDVGFSGARFTWCNNRHGRARIWKRLDRILVNEGFFDTGMSLAVSHLARESSDHAPLLLSLSTRLDTKPRSFRFLNVWKRHEDFLPMVQASWEQPCAGSPLQVLCCKLKRLRGTIRDWSRRVFGDIFQTVRNKEEEVRLAEVRVESDDSDAARVHLHLAKGQLQAALRVEELFWKQKARVRRVRSIIHRIRNGQGEWVESDEGIGAEAVRYFEGLFTAQRPPSSSELLQHIPTLLTDEENDLLEQFPSEMEIRSAVFAMDGESAPGPDGYTGKFFMVAWSVVGADVVSAVRSFFCGAELPRAVTATSIALIPKVGHPQDFSQFRPISLCNFVNKLISRVLADRLAQVLPKIISPQQSGFVRGRLISDNFLLAQGLLSNMGRTSRNADVALKLDMAKAYDRVSWIFLTMVLRRFGFREQWIDRIWRLVSNVWFSVLINGASVGFFKSTRGLRQGDPLSPGLFIIGTEVLSRSLNKLVEHRGFKCFSVPRGSPKITHLSYADDVLVFLGASSSSLRCVMQTIENYEAVSGHEINVQKCGFMVHAKLPRQCVARVRRLTGFGLKSFPVRYLGCPLFVGRRKCLYFMELVQSIISKVSSWSSRFLSNGGRIVLIKHVLSAIPIHLLVASCPPKGVLALVERAMANFLWGEREGGLRHHWIKWADLCADSSQGGVGVRSLLDVYTAFSLKLWRRFRTVRDFVLNGRWNQQLLRLWVPNDIVSEIVTKVAPVGSAEDRAVWALTESGDFSIASTYALVGSQTPSSFMFDRVWHSVIPIKISFFMVRLLRDRLPMASSLGRLQVYGPSKCFCCLASQSESLEHVFAEGELAQFLWTFFWKWRWSELLRRQTICDRILADVVGLFPRKFVGEFTGVGSWPEVYSNIFGWRPRYTHRVVCWKFLAQGVFKLNTDGCSLGNPGVSGGGGVLRDSSGALLFGFSVPFGELTCLQVEIKALVFGIQQCCLRGFSRIRVEVDSLVLVNLLVRRWRCPWLVRSDLEALLAMQGVEWTVGHCYREMNQVADALAKVGAQSEGIILYTSQSELPRLARGALGLDRSQTPAIRSRAVSH, from the exons ATGCCGGCAGCAGCAGCAGCGATCTTCCTCCTCCTTGCTCGGTCGAGACAGCAGCCAAGAATGGAGGTGGAAGCtggaaatggaagcttgaagatTGGGTGTGAATGGCTGAGGATGGAAGGCT GTAAGCTAGAG GAGAATTGCTATCGAAGGGATCCTTCCCTGCGGCCTGTGAAGGTGGGGCGGAATTCCTTGAAACTTCAGGAGACTACTGCGCCTGTCACGAGGTTGGACAAGGGTAAAGCTAAGCAGGGGGAGTTGCGGTCTACGCCTGGAAAGATTGCAGCGACGTCAGGTGTCGCTGGGGCAGAGACTGCTGTGCCGGCACCAGTCCAGCAGCAGTTGTTGATCCAGGGACATGGGGGGACAACTGCCTGTGCGATGAATTCCAGGGGGATGGCGGCAATGAAGGGGTTGGTGCCAGCAGCGCCTGGGCAGCAGGTAGGGGAGGCTGAAGTGGAGGTTGGTACTGTCTCTGATCCTTTGGAGATTTTGGAGGATGAGGGGATGGAGCAGGAGGTGGGGCATGCGGATACTGTTGTGGATGGTACGCATCAGGGACATGGGAGGGAAACTGCATGTGCTATGAATTCCAGGGGGGTGGCGGCAATGAAGGGGTTGGTGCCAGCAGCGCCTGGGCAGCAGGTTGGGGAGGCTGAAGTGGAGGTTGGTATTGTCTCTGATCCTTTGGAGGATTTGGAGGATGAGGGGATGGAGCAGGAGGTGGGCATGCGGATGCTGTTGTGGATG GAGCAGCAGAGTGATGTAGAATTGGGTGGTAGGTTGGAGATTATTTTACCGCGTGCTTTTGTTGCTGATGTGCGTGGGGGTGGTGTGGAGGGGAGCAATCCAGCTGGTGTTGAGGCACGGCCAATTGCACTTGTGGGAGATCAGAGGGTGGAGTCCAGCAGTGATGAGGACGTTTCCCTATCCCCACGATTTGCTACGGAGCTGGTGCGAGTCCAGGATGAAACTTTAGTGCCCACAGCTGGAGTTCTTGACAGTTCGGTGGCGGCTTTGAGAAACAAACAAAAAG GCTTGGTGGTTGGAGAGAGTCCCCAGCATGTGTCAGTGCGCCTTTCTCACGATCATGTGCCGGGCTCCCACCTTGTTGTCTCCTTTGTGCATGCGCGGTGTACTCCTGTGGAGAGGTGTGAGCTATGGGAGGGTTTAATGCGGGATAACCCGGGTTCCGCTGCATGGATTGTGGGTGGGGATTTCAATGTAATTTTAGATGCTGAGGAGAAGAAAGGGGGTCGGGCTTTTACTCCTGGTGAAGCTATGGAGTTTAGACAGTTTATCAATGAGGCGAATCTCACGGATGTCGGTTTCTCAGGGGCTCGATTTACCTGGTGTAACAATAGACATGGCAGGGCAAGAATTTGGAAAAGATTGGATCGTATTTTAGTGAATGAGGGTTTTTTTGACACAGGGATGTCATTGGCGGTGTCGCACTTAGCCCGGGAGTCGTCAGACCATGCTCCGCTCCTTCTTTCACTGTCAACCAGGCTGGACACTAAGCCGCGGTCGTTCAGGTTCCTTAATGTCTGGAAGAGGCATGAGGATTTCTTGCCTATGGTTCAGGCTTCTTGGGAGCAGCCCTGCGCTGGTTCCCCTTTGCAAGTTCTTTGTTGCAAATTAAAACGGCTGAGGGGCACTATACGGGATTGGAGTAGGAGGGTTTTTGGGGATATCTTTCAGACAGTTAGGAATAAGGAAGAGGAAGTACGGCTGGCGGAGGTCCGTGTAGAAAGTGATGATTCAGATGCTGCTAGGGTGCATCTACATCTTGCCAAAGGTCAGTTGCAGGCGGCCTTGAGAGTGgaggagttgttttggaagcagAAGGCTCGGGTTAG AAGGGTACGCTCGATCATTCACAGGATTAGAAATGGCCAAGGGGAGTGGGTGGAATCGGACGAGGGGATTGGAGCAGAGGCAGTTCGGTATTTCGAGGGGTTGTTTACAGCTCAGCGTCCACCATCTTCCTCTGAATTGCTTCAGCATATTCCAACACTTTTGACTGATGAGGAGAATGATTTGCTGGAGCAGTTTCCCTCTGAGATGGAGATTCGAAGTGCGGTGTTCGCAATGGATGGGGAGAGTGCACCGGGGCCGGATGGTTATACGGGTAAATTCTTTATGGTAGCATGGTCAGTTGTTGGTGCGGATGTGGTTAGCGCAGTTCGTAGTTTTTTCTGCGGTGCTGAGTTGCCTCGTGCTGTTACAGCGACTTCCATTGCGCTCATTCCTAAGGTGGGGCACCCACAGGATTTTTCACAATTCCGGCCGATTAGTTTGTGTAACTTTGTTAACAAGTTAATTTCGCGAGTTTTGGCCGATCGCTTGGCCCAAGTCCTTCCAAAGATCATATCCCCACAGCAGAGTGGATTTGTTCGGGGGAGGCTTATATCGGATAATTTCTTGCTTGCACAAGGGTTGCTTTCTAATATGGGGAGGACCTCCAGAAATGCCGATGTTGCTCTGAAGTTAGATATGGCAAAGGCTTATGATCGTGTTTCATGGATCTTTTTGACAATGGTCTTGAGAAGATTTGGGTTTAGGGAGCAATGGATTGATAGGATTTGGAGATTGGTCTCGAATGTGTGGTTTTCGGTTCTAATAAACGGGGCCAGTGTGGGTTTCTTTAAGTCTACGCGAGGGCTTCGTCAAGGGGACCCATTATCTCCAGGTTTGTTTATTATTGGCACGGAGGTGTTGTCCCGTTCTTTAAACAAGTTAGTGGAGCATCGGGGTTTCAAGTGCTTTTCTGTTCCGCGGGGCAGTCCTAAGATCACTCATCTCAGTTACGCAGATGACGTCCTGGTTTTTTTAGGTGCTTCATCCTCTTCGCTGAGATGTGTTATGCAGACAATTGAGAATTATGAAGCAGTTTCGGGACACGAGATTAATGTTCAGAAGTGTGGGTTCATGGTGCATGCTAAACTGCCTAGGCAATGTGTGGCAAGGGTTCGACGGCTAACTGGGTTTGGTCTTAAGTCGTTTCCTGTGCGTTACTTGGGATGTCCGCTTTTTGTGGGGCGCCGGAAGTGCCTATACTTCATGGAGCTGGTACAGTCAATCATTTCTAAAGTTTCATCATGGAGTTCCAGATTTCTGTCCAATGGGGGTCGGATTGTACTCATCAAACACGTACTGTCAGCAATTCCAATTCATTTATTGGTAGCTTCGTGTCCTCCAAAGGGAGTCCTAGCCTTGGTTGAACGGGCTATGGCAAATTTTCTCTGGGGGGAACGTGAAGGTGGCCTCCGACATCATTGGATCAAGTGGGCAGACCTCTGTGCCGACTCATCACAAGGGGGGGTTGGTGTTCGGTCGTTACTGGATGTTTATACAGCATTCTCGCTCAAATTGTGGCGGCGGTTTCGTACGG TTAGGGATTTCGTATTGAATGGAAGGTGGAATCAACAGTTGCTGCGGCTTTGGGTTCCTAATGACATTGTCTCAGAGATAGTTACTAAAGTTGCCCCAGTGGGGTCCGCGGAGGATCGTGCGGTGTGGGCCTTGACGGAGTCAGGGGATTTCTCCATTGCTTCCACATACGCGCTGGTTGGTAGCCAGACCCCCTCGTCTTTCATGTTTGATAGGGTTTGGCACTCTGTAATCCCAATCAAGATATCTTTCTTCATGGTAAGGCTCCTGCGAGATCGGTTACCGATGGCGTCGTCACTAGGAAGATTGCAAGTGTATGGTCCATCCAAGTGTTTTTGCTGTTTGGCCTCGCAATCTGAATCATTGGAGCACGTCTTTGCGGAAGGTGAGCTAGCTCAATTTTTGTGGACCTTTTTTTGGAAATGGCGCTGGAGTGAG CTCCTGCGGCGACAGACCATTTGTGATCGTATCCTGGCAGATGTCGTAGGGCTATTTCCCAGAAAGTTTGTAGGTGAGTTTACTGGGGTTGGCTCCTGGCCGGAGGTCTACTCCAACATATTTGGGTGGAGGCCTCGATATACCCATAGAGTTGTTTGTTGGAAATTTCTAGCCCAGGGGGTTTTCAAGTTAAATACCGATGGGTGTTCGCTTGGCAATCCGGGCGTTAGTGGCGGGGGTGGTGTGCTTAGGGACTCTTCTGGTGCTTTGTTGTTTGGATTTTCTGTTCCGTTTGGGGAGCTGACTTGTCTTCAAGTGGAGATAAAGGCTTTGGTGTTTGGGATTCAGCAATGCTGTCTTCGGGGATTCTCGCGGATTCGGGTAGAGGTGGACTCTCTTGTGTTAGTCAACCTACTGGTAAGACGATGGAGGTGTCCGTGGTTAGTGCGGTCAGATCTGGAGGCGTTACTGGCAATGCAGGGTGTGGAGTGGACGGTGGGGCATTGTTATCGGGAAATGAATCAAGTGGCGGATGCCTTAGCCAAGGTGGGGGCACAGTCTGAGGGGATTATTTTGTATACGTCACAGTCTGAGTTGCCAAGATTGGCAAGGGGGGCCTTAGGGTTAGATAGGTCGCAGACTCCTGCTATTCGTTCTCGAGCTGTTTCTCACTGA
- the LOC113737644 gene encoding uncharacterized protein, with product MVQQSQYGGNATEDSNSHLSTFLEICDTINFNGVSDDAIKLRLFLFSLRDKAKVLLQSHPPNTFTTWAELAKAFLNKFFSPEKTAKVRMDITSFSQQEGETLYETWEGCRELQRRCPHHDLPDWLIVQTLYNGLTFPTKTHVDATAGEALMGKSAEEAQQLIEEMVANNYQWANERDNTRRTASMLEVDTLNMLSAKIDNVVEMLNRQVGSSSNQGVVVAYCTNYGGDHDDSVCSSSEQVQYLNNYNRPPQNNLYSNTYNLGWRNHPNFGWKDQGNQQRATNPPGFQSRQPQEKLAKVTSDRFERVEGRLDQLAGMYRNLEVQVGQIANMINNRNPGELPSKIEVNPIEYVNTITLRSGKTVEGPNFENSGGEKDKEQSIEGEKESRNDHIVIDIDALPPKLNFQLNSNVIPFPHRLKKDGQDREFEKFFKMFKQLHINIPFIDAITQIPSYARFLKDIMSRKRKIVDNEMIALTEECSALIKNKLPPKLKDPGSFSIPCTIGQLHFSNAICDLGASVSLLPLSVARRLGLQELKVTNITLQLVDQSITHPKGILENVLIKARKSIIPVDFVVLDIEEDVRMPIILGRPFLATARTIIDVEKGKLILRVNGEKLEFNLDNKEGSIEPTALVSNMPTKKGTKNLNL from the coding sequence atggttcaacaatctcaatatgGAGGTAATGCTACCGAAGATTCAAATTCTCATTTGTCAACATTTCTTGAAATCTGTGATACAATTAATTTTAATGGTGTTAGTGATGATGCAATTAAACTTCGATTGTTTCTATTTTCGCTAAGGGACAAGGCCAAGGTTTTGTTACAATCTCATCCTCCAAACACTTTTACTACTTGGGCTGAATTAGCTAAGGCTTTTCTAAATAAATTCTTTTCACCTGAAAAAACTGCTAAGGTTAGAATGGATATAACTAGTTTCTCTCAACAGGAAGGAGAGACATTGTACGAAACTTGGGAGGGCTGTCGGGAATTGCAACGAAGATGTCCTCATCATGATTTACCAGATTGGCTAATAGTCCAAACACTTTACAATGGTCTTACCTTTCCGACAAAGACGCATGTAGATGCGACAGCGGGAGAAGCGTTGATGGGAAAGTCAGCCGAGGAAGCTCAACAATTGATTGAAGAAATGGTTGCTAATAATTATCAATGGGCTAACGAACGAGATAATACAAGGAGAACCGCAAGTATGCTTGAAGTAGATACCTTGAATATGTTAAGTGCAAAGATAGATAATGTGGTTGAGATGCTTAACAGGCAAGTTGGTTCTAGTTCTAACCAAGGAGTAGTTGTGGCATATTGTACTAACTATGGAGGAGACCATGATGATTCTGTGTGTTCTAGCAGCGAACAGGTTCAATATCTCAACAATTACAATCGTCCACCCCAAAACAATCTATACTCCAATACCTATAATTTggggtggagaaatcatccaaattttggATGGAAAGATCAAGGCAATCAACAAAGGGCAACCAATCCGCCGGGATTTCAATCGAGGCAACCACAGGAAAAACTTGCTAAGGTGACTTCGGATAGATTCGAGCGAGTTGAGGGGCGGTTGGACCAATTGGCAGGGATGTACAGAAACTTGGAGGTTCAAGTTGGTCAAATTGCCAATATGATCAACAACAGAAACCCTGGTGAATTGCCGAGTAAAATCGAAGTGAATCCGATAGAGTATGTCAATACAATCACTCTTAGAAGCGGTAAAACGGTTGAAGGacctaattttgaaaattcaggtGGTGAAAAAGACAAGGAGCAATCAATCGAAGGGGAGAAAGAAAGTCGAAATGATCATATTGTCATTGATATTGATGCACTTCCTCCCAAATTAAATTTTCAGTTAAATTCTAATGTGATTCCTTTTCCTCACAGATTGAAGAAAGATGGACAGGATCGGGAGTTtgaaaagttcttcaaaatgtTTAAACAATTGCATATTAACATTCCTTTCATTGATGCTATAACACAGATTCCCTCTTATGCACGTTTCTTGAAAGACATTATGTCAAGAAAGAGGAAAATAGTAGATAATGAGATGATAGCATTAACGGAAGAGTGTAGTGCATTGATTAAAAACAAACTCCCTCCTAAATTAAAAGATCCGGGAAGCTTTTCTATTCCTTGCACAATTGGTCAATTACATTTTTCTaatgctatatgtgatttaggtGCAAGTGTGTCACTCTTGCCACTATCGGTTGCCCGGAGGTTAGGACTTCAAGAGCTAAAAGTTACCAATATCACATTGCAATTGGTGGATCAGTCAATCACACATCCAAAGGGTATTTTGGAAAATGTGCTCATAAAGGCAAGAAAATCTATAATACCTGTGGATTTTGTTGTCTTAGATATTGAAGAAGATGTGAGAatgccaattattctaggaAGACCGTTTTTAGCCACCGCACGAACTATAATTGATGTGGAAAAAGGTAAGCTTATATTACGGGTTAATGGTGagaaattggaattcaattTGGATAATAAAGAAGGGAGTATAGAGCCTACTGCTCTTGTTTCTAATATGCCAACCAAGAAAGGAACGAAGAacttaaatttataa